Proteins found in one archaeon genomic segment:
- a CDS encoding helix-turn-helix domain-containing protein: MKAWREKLGIRQVLLARTLKISPSVLSDYESGRRPSPGVQFVKKYVQALVRLDEAEGRVVAKLVSSEKDEAILAIGEFQTPVEASKILQAVQAKVLVGDEKSVRLYGYTVVDSIKTIYALSGYDFYRIFGATTERAIVFTKVGMGRSPLVAIRVSQLKPRVVVIHGPSDVDPLAVDLARREGIVLALSGSVSEEVMISSLRKVADSAQS, from the coding sequence ATGAAAGCATGGAGGGAGAAGCTCGGCATCCGACAGGTTTTGCTCGCTCGGACACTGAAGATCTCCCCTTCAGTCCTTAGCGACTACGAAAGCGGCAGGAGGCCTTCACCCGGTGTGCAGTTCGTGAAGAAGTACGTACAGGCGCTCGTTAGGCTCGACGAGGCGGAGGGGAGGGTCGTCGCGAAGCTGGTCTCGAGCGAGAAAGACGAAGCGATCCTCGCGATCGGGGAGTTCCAGACCCCGGTCGAGGCGTCCAAGATCCTCCAGGCCGTTCAGGCAAAGGTCCTCGTGGGGGACGAGAAGTCGGTGAGGCTCTACGGGTACACCGTAGTCGACAGCATCAAGACCATCTACGCGCTTTCGGGCTACGACTTCTACAGGATCTTCGGTGCTACGACGGAGAGGGCGATAGTCTTCACAAAGGTAGGAATGGGGAGGAGCCCGCTGGTGGCGATCAGGGTCTCACAGCTGAAGCCGAGGGTAGTCGTGATACACGGGCCGAGTGACGTGGATCCGTTGGCCGTAGACTTGGCTCGGAGGGAGGGCATAGTCCTCGCGCTGTCGGGTTCGGTCTCCGAGGAGGTCATGATATCCTCGCTAAGGAAGGTCGCGGACTCCGCTCAGTCTTAA
- a CDS encoding transcription initiation factor IIB, with protein sequence MKLQKALDKCPRCGKGPMIVDTAGGELFCGSCGFVVKEKIEETGPEWRAFSKEEKDDRSRGGIPTSIAMHDMGLATVIGGINKDASGKSLSASMKATVERLRTWDSRSQVHEPVDRNLRQAFSELDRLSDKLSVSDAVVEKAAYIYRKALERGLVRGRSISAIIAASLYAACRDTQTPRTLKDLAAVSNVKKKDIARCYRLLLKEMDIKMPVVDPSKCISRIASKAGLSEKTKRRALEILKRAEETRISAGKDPMGLAAAALYVACTLEGEDKTQKDVAEAAGVTEVTIRNRYKGLRSALGI encoded by the coding sequence ATGAAACTCCAGAAGGCTCTCGACAAGTGCCCTAGATGCGGGAAGGGGCCGATGATCGTCGATACTGCCGGAGGGGAACTCTTCTGCGGGAGTTGCGGGTTCGTGGTGAAGGAGAAGATAGAGGAAACCGGGCCCGAGTGGAGGGCTTTCTCCAAGGAGGAGAAGGACGACAGGAGCAGAGGCGGGATTCCGACATCCATAGCGATGCACGACATGGGTCTTGCTACAGTAATCGGTGGGATAAACAAGGACGCCTCCGGAAAGTCCCTCTCCGCTTCCATGAAGGCAACCGTCGAGAGGCTGAGAACATGGGACTCGCGCAGCCAAGTCCATGAGCCGGTAGATAGGAACCTCAGGCAGGCTTTCAGCGAGCTGGACCGCCTCTCAGACAAGCTATCGGTCTCCGACGCTGTAGTCGAGAAGGCTGCGTACATCTACAGGAAGGCACTGGAAAGGGGCCTTGTCAGAGGCCGCTCGATTTCTGCCATCATTGCAGCCTCCCTCTACGCCGCCTGCAGGGACACCCAGACCCCGCGCACCCTGAAGGACTTGGCGGCAGTCAGCAACGTCAAGAAGAAGGACATCGCCCGCTGCTACAGGCTCCTGCTGAAGGAGATGGACATCAAGATGCCCGTGGTGGACCCGTCCAAGTGCATCTCTAGGATCGCATCCAAGGCAGGCCTGTCCGAGAAGACCAAGCGCAGGGCCCTCGAGATTCTGAAGCGTGCGGAGGAGACTAGGATATCCGCCGGCAAGGACCCCATGGGTCTGGCGGCTGCCGCCCTCTACGTCGCTTGCACGCTTGAAGGGGAGGACAAGACTCAGAAGGACGTTGCCGAAGCGGCAGGTGTCACAGAAGTGACGATAAGGAACAGGTACAAGGGCCTGCGCTCGGCCCTCGGTATCTGA
- a CDS encoding CPBP family intramembrane metalloprotease, protein MTETSPPRSGAALLVGGAFMVLLGLTLALTLASIPAGVYTVFFTQLSHNSTASTTGQPFLWLGPTAVLLPFLTSYGAAFAFATAIYVMMLALASKQGKGILPAIKAGLRLRFEEFFSNRLLLVVISIGFLIFTASVIDAVVEAAGGSIGNPLAGGDPLKELVQLTIAPLREELGFRVVIIGLVAFVLSLGRPLKDAAKALWRPSAAYEGAAVGGVAFALIWATTGAGAVLFGACHVGLFCGGGWDFWKLPEAAYGGLVLGVLYVRYGFHVAVLAHWGVDYLASAYAFLGQGLYGIDWTSVPGFSLQDLTAFDLVGAFGTASFLAVAYVGLLKLGRSYSGRRRAASLGSNSPLEPASEGAT, encoded by the coding sequence GTGACTGAGACATCTCCTCCGCGGTCTGGTGCGGCGCTACTCGTCGGGGGCGCCTTCATGGTTCTCCTTGGACTGACACTGGCCTTAACCCTCGCTTCCATCCCCGCGGGGGTCTACACAGTCTTCTTCACCCAACTCTCTCACAATTCTACCGCCTCGACCACTGGGCAGCCCTTCCTCTGGCTGGGGCCCACCGCGGTCCTTCTTCCATTCCTGACCAGCTATGGAGCGGCCTTCGCCTTCGCCACTGCAATCTACGTCATGATGCTGGCGCTCGCCTCGAAGCAAGGCAAAGGGATCCTCCCCGCCATCAAGGCAGGTCTCAGACTCAGGTTCGAAGAGTTCTTCTCGAACAGGCTGCTGCTTGTAGTTATTTCGATAGGCTTCCTGATCTTCACCGCATCGGTGATAGATGCGGTGGTCGAAGCCGCCGGCGGTTCTATCGGGAACCCTCTCGCTGGCGGCGACCCTCTGAAGGAGCTTGTCCAGCTCACGATCGCCCCCTTGAGAGAGGAGCTGGGGTTCAGGGTGGTCATAATCGGTCTGGTCGCTTTCGTATTATCTCTGGGAAGGCCGTTGAAGGACGCAGCCAAGGCGCTCTGGCGCCCCTCGGCAGCCTACGAGGGCGCCGCCGTGGGCGGTGTCGCCTTCGCCTTGATCTGGGCGACTACCGGGGCAGGGGCGGTCCTCTTTGGGGCCTGTCACGTCGGGCTCTTCTGCGGAGGAGGATGGGACTTTTGGAAGCTGCCCGAGGCAGCTTACGGCGGACTTGTCCTGGGTGTGCTTTACGTCAGGTACGGGTTTCATGTCGCAGTCCTGGCGCACTGGGGGGTCGATTATCTGGCGAGCGCATACGCATTCCTTGGCCAGGGGCTCTACGGGATCGACTGGACTTCGGTCCCTGGATTCTCCTTGCAGGACCTCACAGCCTTCGACCTCGTGGGTGCTTTCGGTACCGCCTCCTTCCTGGCAGTCGCCTACGTCGGCCTCTTGAAGCTCGGAAGGAGTTACTCGGGGCGTAGGAGGGCCGCCTCGTTGGGTTCAAATTCACCGCTGGAGCCAGCGTCGGAGGGAGCGACTTGA
- the lsrF gene encoding 3-hydroxy-5-phosphonooxypentane-2,4-dione thiolase yields MDWGMGNRLSRLMGTGKTVMLAVDHGYFQGPTTGLENPRAAIGPLIEHADSLMLTRGVLRTSVGQGISKPIVLRITGGTSILKELSNEGVTTCMDEAVRLNASAVAVSVFVGSEHERQSLMNLSSAVDEGEARGMPVLAVTAVGREMNRDARYLGLACRIAAEIGARVVKTYYCEDFQKVVDSCPVPVVIAGGKKVPEMEALELASKAVSAGASGVDMGRNIFQSADPVGMIKAVGAVVHDRASVQSALEMVRLTAAKS; encoded by the coding sequence ATGGATTGGGGGATGGGCAACAGGCTGTCAAGGCTCATGGGAACGGGGAAGACGGTCATGCTCGCGGTCGACCACGGGTACTTCCAGGGGCCGACCACTGGACTCGAGAACCCGAGGGCGGCCATCGGCCCCCTTATCGAGCACGCTGACTCGCTGATGCTTACGCGGGGCGTCCTCAGGACGTCTGTGGGTCAGGGGATCTCCAAGCCCATCGTGCTCAGGATTACCGGGGGGACGAGCATTCTCAAGGAGCTCTCCAACGAGGGGGTCACGACTTGTATGGACGAGGCCGTGCGCCTCAATGCATCAGCAGTGGCCGTTTCGGTCTTCGTGGGATCGGAGCACGAACGCCAGTCTCTGATGAATCTCTCGAGCGCCGTCGATGAAGGAGAGGCCCGAGGAATGCCGGTCCTAGCCGTTACTGCGGTCGGGAGGGAGATGAACAGAGATGCGAGGTACCTGGGACTCGCCTGCAGGATAGCGGCGGAGATCGGGGCGCGGGTTGTCAAGACATACTACTGTGAGGACTTCCAGAAAGTCGTTGACTCTTGCCCGGTCCCAGTGGTCATCGCTGGAGGGAAGAAGGTGCCCGAGATGGAGGCTCTCGAGCTTGCATCCAAGGCGGTCAGCGCAGGCGCCTCGGGTGTGGACATGGGAAGGAACATCTTCCAATCGGCAGACCCGGTCGGAATGATCAAGGCCGTAGGAGCCGTTGTTCATGACCGCGCCAGCGTCCAGAGCGCACTTGAGATGGTCAGGCTGACCGCGGCAAAGTCTTAG
- a CDS encoding alcohol dehydrogenase catalytic domain-containing protein, which produces MKSVVLKAKGSKGGAGPVLVDLPSPELGEGDLLVDLKACGICGTDIEKAKGQYTASAPVLGHEAVGIVAEVGDRVSAFKRGDRVFPHHHAPCGECALCLGQSQTMCADYRKSNLDPGGFSESFRVPQWNVERGAVLKLPDSISFELASLTEPLACCIRAMDRAGARSGGKALVVGAGPVGLANALVLRSRGFDVWLSDVNKLRVEFAKSLGLGRVFDASSEDVPGQVRSGGEGVDLAVIASGSPKAVSQGVRSVRKGGRVSLFGVPVEGSRFEQSLSDLYNSEISVIPSYGATEVETAEALKILEGDRLGLGRLITHRFGLGEFAQAMGVAERGEGCKVVVVP; this is translated from the coding sequence GTGAAGTCCGTGGTTCTCAAGGCGAAGGGGTCCAAAGGGGGAGCGGGTCCTGTGCTCGTCGACCTCCCCTCGCCTGAGTTGGGGGAGGGTGACCTTCTGGTCGACTTGAAAGCCTGCGGGATCTGCGGAACTGACATCGAGAAGGCGAAGGGGCAGTACACTGCATCCGCTCCGGTGCTTGGGCATGAGGCAGTCGGGATTGTAGCAGAGGTGGGGGACAGGGTGAGTGCATTCAAGAGGGGCGACCGGGTCTTCCCGCACCACCATGCGCCCTGCGGAGAGTGCGCCCTGTGCCTGGGCCAGAGCCAAACGATGTGCGCCGACTACAGGAAGAGCAACCTCGACCCTGGAGGCTTCTCGGAGTCTTTCAGGGTGCCGCAGTGGAACGTAGAGAGAGGAGCGGTCCTGAAGCTTCCGGATTCGATCTCGTTCGAGCTGGCGAGCTTGACCGAGCCTCTTGCGTGCTGCATAAGGGCGATGGACCGGGCGGGGGCTCGGTCAGGCGGGAAGGCTTTGGTTGTCGGGGCAGGTCCCGTCGGGCTGGCAAACGCGTTGGTCCTTCGGTCGAGGGGGTTCGACGTCTGGCTCAGCGACGTGAACAAGCTGCGGGTCGAGTTCGCCAAGTCTCTCGGCCTCGGGAGGGTCTTCGATGCGAGCTCTGAGGACGTGCCGGGTCAGGTAAGGAGCGGCGGGGAAGGGGTGGACCTCGCGGTCATCGCATCAGGCTCCCCCAAGGCGGTGTCACAGGGAGTCAGGTCTGTGCGGAAGGGGGGGAGGGTCTCACTCTTCGGAGTCCCGGTCGAGGGCTCGCGCTTCGAACAGAGCCTGAGCGATCTCTACAACTCTGAGATTTCCGTGATTCCCAGCTACGGCGCGACTGAGGTCGAGACCGCAGAGGCGCTCAAGATCCTGGAAGGGGACAGGCTGGGATTGGGCCGCCTGATCACGCACAGGTTCGGCCTGGGAGAATTCGCGCAGGCGATGGGCGTGGCGGAGCGAGGGGAAGGCTGCAAAGTGGTGGTAGTACCTTGA
- a CDS encoding C2H2-type zinc finger protein, which yields MPLCDVCGREFNTEVALGQHKKDKHGDSQASPAPAQEAKAQSAGSGKRRTLRRRNDHRVAISIVAIGLVGGIGLYFVIAPALQNNFTFPCNSTEGTFMHVHPYLRIQVGGQNLTIPAGVGIKTGCFEPLHTHATDGIIHIESPLLRNYTLGDFFTIWRETYGSFSFNGTSHPIEFNQTDIFGLRNDSTHRVVLLVDGVESTKGAGLNLDTLDYLAGPIWEGGSAPYPYGTGHTVVIEYLGS from the coding sequence TTGCCCCTCTGCGATGTCTGCGGACGCGAGTTCAACACCGAGGTCGCGCTTGGCCAGCACAAGAAGGACAAGCACGGAGACTCCCAGGCCAGTCCAGCCCCCGCACAGGAAGCCAAGGCCCAAAGCGCTGGAAGCGGAAAGCGCCGCACCCTCAGGCGTCGAAACGACCACCGGGTCGCGATCTCGATAGTCGCCATAGGCCTAGTCGGGGGAATCGGGCTCTACTTTGTCATCGCCCCTGCGCTTCAGAACAACTTCACATTCCCGTGCAACTCCACCGAGGGGACCTTCATGCACGTCCATCCATACCTAAGAATCCAAGTCGGAGGGCAGAACCTTACCATACCCGCAGGAGTCGGCATAAAGACAGGCTGCTTCGAACCCCTCCACACTCATGCCACCGACGGCATAATTCACATCGAGTCGCCTTTGCTGAGAAACTACACTCTAGGAGACTTCTTCACAATATGGAGGGAGACCTACGGGAGCTTCTCCTTCAACGGCACCAGCCACCCTATTGAGTTCAACCAGACCGACATCTTCGGTCTGAGGAACGACTCTACGCACCGCGTGGTGTTGCTGGTGGACGGAGTCGAGTCGACCAAAGGTGCAGGCCTGAACCTCGACACGCTGGACTACCTCGCCGGCCCAATCTGGGAAGGCGGGTCCGCGCCCTATCCCTATGGGACTGGGCACACGGTTGTGATAGAGTACCTGGGCTCGTAG
- a CDS encoding GTP-binding protein, whose amino-acid sequence MGLPEKIKKIEDDMARTQVNKKTEHHVGLLRAKLSRLKAEQEEQHARRAGGRTGFDVKKSGDATVVLIGLPSVGKSTLLNRLTNAKSKVASYQFTTLDVVPGVMEFRGARVQILDLPGIIKGASSGKGLGKRVLAVARSADLVLFIVDVFQPEARGLLERELRTTGIRVDESPPDVVIEKTSTGGIGVVSLIKMTKISEALAKDILRVYDVNSARVVIRQDIDDQQLTDVLAGNMMYIPSLTVMNKIDLVNAGFTTELTRKLDYKFVPISAEGNVNIGALQEEIYSRLNFLRVFLRRRTGETDFEEPMIVKGGATVMEVCDKVHRRMKDDFRYAQVWGKSVRFGGQRVGISHRLMDKDVLTIITR is encoded by the coding sequence ATGGGTCTGCCTGAGAAGATCAAGAAGATAGAGGACGACATGGCCAGGACGCAGGTCAACAAGAAGACCGAGCACCATGTCGGCCTCCTGAGAGCCAAGCTCTCAAGACTCAAGGCCGAGCAGGAGGAACAGCACGCGCGTCGCGCCGGCGGGAGGACGGGGTTCGACGTCAAGAAGTCCGGCGACGCGACAGTGGTCCTGATCGGGCTCCCGAGCGTCGGGAAGTCGACCCTTCTTAACAGGCTGACAAACGCAAAGTCAAAGGTCGCATCCTACCAGTTCACCACTCTTGACGTTGTGCCAGGGGTAATGGAGTTCAGGGGCGCCCGGGTACAGATACTCGACCTGCCGGGGATCATCAAGGGTGCGTCATCGGGCAAGGGCCTAGGAAAGAGGGTCCTAGCGGTGGCCAGGAGCGCAGACCTCGTGTTGTTCATCGTGGACGTATTCCAGCCCGAAGCGAGGGGCCTACTCGAGAGGGAACTCCGCACCACCGGCATCCGCGTGGACGAGTCCCCCCCGGACGTCGTGATCGAGAAGACGAGCACCGGCGGGATTGGCGTCGTCTCGCTCATCAAGATGACAAAAATTTCCGAGGCGCTGGCCAAGGATATCCTCCGTGTATACGACGTGAACAGCGCTAGGGTTGTGATAAGGCAAGACATCGATGACCAGCAGCTGACCGACGTGCTGGCTGGGAACATGATGTACATCCCATCACTGACCGTAATGAACAAGATCGACCTCGTCAACGCAGGTTTCACCACAGAGCTTACGCGCAAGCTCGATTACAAGTTCGTGCCCATCTCGGCCGAGGGGAACGTCAACATTGGCGCCCTTCAGGAGGAGATCTATTCCAGGCTCAACTTCCTCCGCGTCTTCCTCAGGCGCAGGACCGGGGAGACCGACTTCGAAGAGCCCATGATCGTCAAGGGAGGGGCGACCGTGATGGAGGTCTGCGACAAGGTCCACAGGAGGATGAAGGACGACTTCCGGTACGCCCAGGTCTGGGGAAAGAGCGTCCGTTTCGGAGGTCAGAGAGTGGGAATTTCGCACCGACTGATGGACAAAGACGTCCTAACCATCATCACGAGATGA
- a CDS encoding transcriptional regulator produces the protein MAQYRTQVRIIADVLSTARDMNTEGTGVGVTTLLRKGNMSYTRMSKLLSELVGSGLLLELSGEKISKYRISDRGMQFLAAYSNFEDFASSFGLRL, from the coding sequence ATGGCACAGTATAGAACACAGGTCCGCATAATTGCGGACGTGCTCAGCACGGCAAGGGACATGAACACCGAAGGTACTGGAGTGGGAGTCACAACACTCCTCAGGAAGGGGAACATGTCCTACACAAGGATGTCCAAGCTCCTCTCAGAACTCGTGGGCTCCGGGCTCCTGCTCGAGCTTTCGGGCGAGAAGATCTCAAAGTACAGGATATCGGACCGAGGAATGCAGTTCCTAGCCGCCTACTCCAACTTCGAAGACTTCGCCTCTTCCTTCGGCCTAAGGCTCTGA
- a CDS encoding malate dehydrogenase yields MIGVAGAGKVGAQAALEIASMGLDDITLVDIVPGLAEGEALDISHRLSDAGVDVKVTGSNDFSALAGSSLVIVAAGLGRKPGMTRMDLLSKNSGIISSVSKEVAKHAPESVLLMVTNPMDAMTFVALKASGFPKSRVVGQGGVLDNSRFKYVLSKKLGVSRGSITSLVMGEHGENMIPVSSHTYVGGVPLASLLTDDEIQQAIADTRQVAAEVISKKGATIFAPGRAVARMAKAIVDDTKEVLAASAYLEGEYGLNGLCIGVPVRLGKGGIEKVYELKLSDRERDWFNKGADALREAVASVAL; encoded by the coding sequence ATGATCGGAGTCGCTGGCGCTGGGAAGGTCGGGGCCCAGGCCGCCCTCGAGATCGCCTCGATGGGGCTCGATGACATCACTCTCGTGGACATAGTGCCGGGCCTCGCAGAAGGGGAAGCGCTCGACATCAGCCACAGGCTCTCCGACGCGGGGGTCGACGTCAAGGTAACAGGTTCTAACGACTTCTCCGCACTCGCCGGCTCGTCCCTTGTGATCGTGGCCGCGGGCTTGGGGCGGAAGCCGGGCATGACCAGAATGGACCTCCTCTCGAAGAACTCTGGCATCATTTCCTCGGTGTCAAAGGAAGTCGCAAAGCACGCGCCTGAATCGGTCCTTCTGATGGTCACGAATCCCATGGACGCCATGACCTTCGTGGCGCTCAAAGCCTCAGGATTTCCAAAGTCCCGGGTAGTCGGCCAGGGGGGAGTCCTGGACAACTCCAGGTTCAAGTACGTGCTCTCAAAGAAACTTGGAGTCTCAAGGGGCTCGATCACCTCGCTGGTCATGGGCGAACACGGCGAGAACATGATCCCTGTCTCCAGCCACACGTACGTTGGCGGGGTCCCCCTGGCGAGCCTCCTCACCGACGACGAGATCCAACAGGCCATCGCAGACACGAGGCAGGTGGCCGCCGAGGTAATCTCCAAGAAAGGGGCGACGATCTTCGCGCCTGGCAGGGCGGTCGCCCGGATGGCGAAGGCCATCGTTGACGACACCAAGGAGGTCCTGGCAGCGTCAGCGTATCTCGAAGGAGAATACGGGCTCAACGGCCTATGCATAGGCGTCCCGGTCCGCCTGGGCAAGGGTGGCATCGAGAAGGTCTACGAGCTCAAGCTCTCCGACCGGGAGAGGGATTGGTTCAACAAGGGGGCGGATGCGCTCCGCGAAGCCGTCGCCTCGGTGGCTCTCTAA
- a CDS encoding electron transfer flavoprotein subunit alpha/FixB family protein, protein MSQEAKDVWVYLQVGDHGLTEDSLEVLAAGRKVADKVGQKVVGVLLGHHVEELARQAVAHGADTILYVDSPDFATYHNLRYIDAIHTMVKERKPYAFLFAANELGKDLAARIAYRAVTGLATDNVQLEVEDYSNPALGDFKDLLIQIRPDFGTRLARIYTPRHRPQMATVRPGNFKPLEPDSKRKGELEEFEFKDPSYPSKVVGVSTLPPSEVDLSGADVVISLGLGILKDGAGKPRNPRDAYDLALRLKDTVQKKFGLKTEIGATRALIYAELKELEGLIGKANQVGQTGTTVSPRLYVAIGISGALQHRVGMQKSGKIVAVNSDPQAPIFTIAHYPIVGDLYEEVPKLIESIERGRIGG, encoded by the coding sequence ATGAGCCAAGAAGCCAAGGACGTCTGGGTATACCTCCAAGTCGGTGACCACGGCCTCACCGAGGACTCCCTGGAGGTGCTCGCGGCGGGGCGAAAGGTCGCCGACAAGGTGGGACAGAAGGTTGTGGGGGTCCTCCTCGGGCACCACGTCGAAGAGCTCGCAAGGCAGGCCGTCGCGCATGGGGCGGACACTATTCTCTACGTTGACTCGCCCGACTTTGCCACCTATCACAATCTCAGGTACATCGACGCGATCCACACGATGGTGAAGGAGAGGAAGCCCTACGCCTTCCTATTCGCTGCGAACGAGCTCGGCAAGGACCTTGCCGCCCGCATCGCCTACCGCGCCGTGACAGGCCTTGCAACGGACAACGTCCAGCTCGAAGTCGAGGATTATTCCAACCCCGCCCTAGGCGACTTCAAGGACCTCCTGATCCAGATCAGGCCAGACTTTGGCACAAGGCTTGCAAGGATCTACACTCCGAGGCACAGGCCCCAGATGGCTACGGTCCGCCCCGGCAACTTCAAGCCCCTGGAACCCGACTCGAAGCGCAAAGGAGAGCTGGAGGAATTCGAATTCAAGGACCCTTCCTACCCATCCAAGGTTGTTGGTGTGAGCACCCTCCCGCCCTCGGAGGTCGACCTCTCTGGAGCCGACGTCGTAATCAGCCTCGGCCTAGGGATTCTCAAGGACGGCGCCGGGAAGCCTCGCAACCCGAGGGACGCCTATGACCTAGCCCTCCGCCTCAAAGACACTGTCCAGAAGAAGTTCGGCCTTAAGACCGAGATCGGCGCGACCCGCGCCCTGATCTATGCGGAACTGAAGGAGTTGGAAGGCCTGATCGGGAAAGCAAATCAAGTGGGCCAGACCGGCACCACAGTCTCCCCCAGGCTCTACGTCGCGATCGGGATCAGCGGCGCTCTTCAGCACCGAGTGGGGATGCAGAAGTCGGGCAAGATAGTTGCCGTCAACTCCGACCCCCAGGCGCCCATATTCACCATCGCCCACTATCCGATCGTAGGCGATCTCTACGAAGAAGTCCCGAAGCTCATCGAATCGATCGAGAGAGGGAGAATTGGCGGCTGA
- a CDS encoding FAD-dependent oxidoreductase produces the protein MAAEFDAIVVGAGPAGASAALSLARRGANVLMLEKARVPGERNMTGGVLYGDFPHELGLISLVPDFESTAPLERRILSHEVVVLDEPNRSKGTSRYYRLSKTSLAARLGVFSMEFETGHDYSVLRRPFDRWLANLAVRSGAMLSTDTTAEGLLKEGDSVVGVRTTKEEIRSKVVIDASGVSSNLVEEAGLRGRLAPRQLYHGIKRVYKLDPGTIEKRFRAGPGTGRAIFFLGEFMHGIGGGAFIYTNKDTLSVGLVVSLDSLIRATTERFDKVGKLLDVLDDFEDHPMVAELLEGARAAEYSSHNVPKGYKSILKRPYSNGFMVAGDALGAFVKIGPMIDGMRRAITSGMLAARSFVEASSSGSFKARNLSRYADYLGPIYEDVDRSGRDGFISESSFTYRILPRVIFGTRLLSSTYRFAPRPSTTGSKDAISRVQEGTSLLSYDEDKAYSHIKVDAAAASKSVTKPWVPACPTNCYTILTPKGVFASFKDLYEVNLAQLAAGNSPGPFEAKAFAQTQEDVRVAQLKFDHVACVGCGTCGAIGPPEAVAFTHERSGHGVRYRFG, from the coding sequence TTGGCGGCTGAGTTCGACGCAATCGTAGTCGGAGCCGGCCCTGCCGGTGCGTCCGCTGCCCTGTCCCTCGCAAGGAGGGGGGCCAACGTCCTCATGCTCGAGAAGGCGAGAGTCCCCGGCGAGCGCAACATGACCGGCGGCGTCCTCTACGGAGACTTCCCCCACGAATTGGGCCTCATTAGCCTAGTGCCCGACTTCGAGTCTACAGCTCCCCTCGAGAGGAGGATCCTATCCCACGAGGTGGTCGTCCTAGACGAACCCAATCGGTCAAAGGGCACCAGCAGGTACTACCGTCTCTCGAAGACCTCCCTGGCCGCGAGGCTCGGCGTCTTCTCGATGGAGTTCGAGACCGGCCACGACTACTCCGTTCTCAGGCGTCCCTTCGACAGATGGCTCGCCAACCTAGCCGTCCGCTCTGGCGCCATGCTCTCCACCGACACGACCGCCGAGGGCCTACTGAAGGAAGGGGATTCGGTAGTAGGGGTGCGGACCACCAAGGAGGAGATCAGGTCGAAGGTAGTCATAGACGCGTCGGGGGTCTCCTCGAACCTGGTCGAAGAGGCGGGCCTCCGCGGGCGCCTGGCCCCCCGCCAGCTCTACCACGGTATCAAGAGGGTGTACAAGCTCGACCCAGGGACGATCGAGAAGCGCTTCCGAGCGGGCCCAGGGACCGGCAGGGCCATCTTCTTCCTCGGGGAGTTCATGCACGGCATAGGCGGGGGGGCGTTCATCTACACTAACAAGGACACCCTCTCAGTAGGCCTCGTGGTCTCACTCGACTCTCTGATCAGGGCAACGACAGAACGCTTCGACAAGGTCGGGAAGCTCCTGGACGTCCTCGACGACTTCGAAGACCACCCGATGGTCGCCGAGCTGCTCGAAGGAGCAAGGGCAGCCGAGTATTCCTCACACAACGTCCCGAAGGGTTACAAGTCGATCCTGAAGCGGCCTTACTCCAACGGGTTCATGGTCGCCGGGGACGCCCTGGGCGCTTTCGTGAAGATCGGGCCGATGATCGACGGGATGAGGAGGGCGATCACCTCCGGGATGCTCGCGGCGCGCTCCTTCGTCGAAGCGAGCTCTTCGGGCTCTTTCAAAGCTCGGAACCTTTCAAGGTACGCCGACTACCTCGGCCCCATCTACGAGGACGTCGACAGGTCCGGCCGGGACGGGTTCATCTCGGAGAGCTCCTTCACTTATCGGATTCTCCCAAGGGTCATCTTCGGCACCCGTCTCCTCTCCTCGACCTACCGGTTCGCCCCCCGTCCGTCCACGACCGGGTCAAAGGACGCGATATCTCGGGTCCAGGAGGGCACGAGCCTGCTGTCATATGACGAGGACAAGGCCTACTCCCACATCAAGGTCGACGCGGCCGCGGCCTCGAAGTCAGTGACCAAGCCCTGGGTGCCCGCCTGCCCGACAAACTGCTACACCATCCTGACGCCCAAAGGAGTCTTCGCCTCCTTCAAGGACCTGTACGAAGTCAACCTGGCCCAACTCGCCGCCGGGAACTCTCCCGGCCCGTTCGAGGCCAAGGCCTTCGCCCAGACCCAGGAGGACGTCCGCGTAGCCCAGCTCAAGTTCGACCACGTCGCCTGCGTCGGATGCGGGACGTGCGGCGCCATCGGCCCGCCCGAAGCGGTCGCCTTCACCCACGAGAGGTCAGGCCACGGAGTCAGGTACCGTTTCGGGTAG